Proteins from one Desulfonema limicola genomic window:
- a CDS encoding transposase produces the protein MFLTPQSCKRNYAHVRRSELVFQANRRTGDYHGSMEEENFTRWLTTQLLPNIADNSVIIMDNAPYHNMFLEDNVPALTSSKSVLQKWLTENNIAFSEDFLRIQLIDLINQHRPQRMFKLDFMLRNDPLCKDRNIEILRTPQYHPELQPIEKCWAVMKQYMARHCNFTLKGLRKNLETAWTKVTSETMEGIMEKVTFWENHHFEQDSLLDSIDDKYGANYVEDDE, from the coding sequence TTGTTTTTAACCCCCCAGAGTTGCAAACGAAATTACGCCCATGTCAGGAGGTCTGAACTTGTTTTTCAGGCAAACCGACGCACTGGTGACTATCATGGTTCAATGGAGGAGGAAAACTTTACACGATGGTTGACAACTCAGCTACTTCCCAACATAGCAGATAATTCTGTTATTATTATGGATAATGCCCCATATCATAATATGTTCCTTGAAGATAATGTTCCAGCATTGACCAGCAGTAAGTCAGTTCTTCAGAAATGGTTAACCGAGAACAATATTGCATTCAGTGAGGATTTTCTTCGTATTCAGCTTATTGATTTAATAAATCAGCATCGTCCTCAAAGAATGTTCAAACTTGATTTTATGCTCCGCAATGATCCACTATGTAAAGATCGTAACATTGAGATTTTACGTACACCTCAGTATCACCCGGAACTGCAACCGATTGAAAAATGCTGGGCTGTAATGAAACAATATATGGCCCGGCATTGTAATTTTACCCTTAAAGGATTACGTAAGAATTTGGAAACAGCATGGACAAAAGTTACTTCTGAAACAATGGAAGGAATTATGGAAAAAGTGACTTTTTGGGAAAATCATCATTTTGAACAAGACAGTTTGCTTGATTCTATAGATGACAAATATGGAGCAAATTATGTTGAGGATGACGAGTAA
- a CDS encoding IS1380 family transposase — MNKKTKKKLNKRKKKIEKRIERKNWDDQSSPMFAGSNIHYDIDGRNNGIACGGIGVIQMLAQKIGLTKEIDENLHILKRHLPYHDSDHILNIAYNILAGGTTLEDIDLQRNDDAFLNAIGAEIIPDPTTAGDFLRRFEKEDIIKLMDIKNKIRQRIWEQQSQNFKKEAVINVDGTICKTTGECKEGMDISYNGQWGYHPLVVSLANTREPLYIINRSGNVASHDDSAQWIDKALELVSGTFDKIYLRGDTDFSLTQNFDKWDKSCTFVFGIDAMPNLVKIAKNDIDHWELLEKEEKYEVKTKPRKRPKNVKQDVVKKRNFKKVITESEHVGEFSYQPVKCDKAYRIVVLKKQLKVVKGTKHLSDDIRYFFYIGNDWKKVPEQILKFYRKRADHENDIEQLKNGVKALHSPSNTFFANWAYMVIAALAWDLKSWYGLMQPYRPVGVQIIRMEFKRFVNTFINIPCIIIKTGRKICYNIIGYNTRLKLLLNFACKLRKFSFP; from the coding sequence GTGAATAAAAAAACAAAGAAAAAACTCAACAAGCGCAAGAAGAAAATTGAAAAAAGAATTGAGAGAAAGAACTGGGACGACCAATCTTCTCCCATGTTCGCAGGGTCTAATATACACTACGATATTGACGGGCGTAACAATGGTATTGCCTGTGGAGGTATCGGGGTTATCCAGATGCTTGCTCAAAAAATTGGATTGACGAAAGAGATTGATGAAAATCTCCATATTCTCAAACGTCATCTGCCCTACCATGATTCAGATCATATCCTTAATATTGCATACAACATACTTGCGGGAGGTACAACCCTTGAGGATATTGACCTGCAAAGAAATGACGATGCCTTTCTCAATGCAATAGGAGCAGAGATTATTCCCGACCCCACAACTGCCGGTGATTTTCTCAGGCGTTTTGAAAAAGAAGATATTATTAAGTTGATGGATATAAAAAATAAAATTCGTCAAAGAATCTGGGAGCAGCAGTCCCAAAATTTTAAAAAGGAAGCTGTTATTAATGTTGACGGGACAATATGCAAAACAACCGGTGAGTGTAAGGAAGGTATGGATATTTCCTACAACGGACAGTGGGGATACCATCCTCTTGTCGTATCATTGGCCAATACCAGGGAACCCCTTTATATTATTAATCGTTCAGGTAATGTCGCTTCTCATGATGATTCTGCACAATGGATTGATAAAGCTCTGGAACTTGTTTCAGGCACTTTTGATAAAATTTATCTTCGCGGAGATACGGATTTTAGCCTGACACAAAATTTTGATAAATGGGACAAAAGCTGTACATTTGTCTTTGGTATAGATGCTATGCCAAATCTGGTCAAAATTGCAAAAAATGATATAGACCACTGGGAATTGCTTGAAAAGGAAGAAAAATATGAAGTAAAAACAAAACCTCGCAAGCGTCCGAAAAATGTAAAGCAGGATGTTGTCAAGAAAAGAAATTTTAAAAAAGTCATAACTGAATCAGAACATGTTGGTGAATTTTCTTATCAACCTGTAAAGTGCGATAAGGCATATCGAATAGTTGTTTTAAAAAAGCAGTTAAAGGTAGTCAAAGGGACAAAGCATCTTAGCGATGATATCCGTTATTTTTTCTATATCGGAAATGATTGGAAAAAGGTGCCCGAACAAATTCTTAAATTTTATCGAAAACGAGCCGATCATGAAAATGATATAGAGCAATTGAAAAACGGTGTTAAAGCTCTTCATTCACCTTCAAACACATTTTTTGCCAATTGGGCGTATATGGTAATTGCTGCATTGGCATGGGACTTGAAATCCTGGTATGGATTGATGCAGCCTTACCGTCCGGTCGGTGTTCAAATTATACGCATGGAATTCAAACGTTTTGTTAATACCTTTATCAATATCCCATGTATTATAATAAAAACAGGCCGAAAGATTTGCTACAATATAATAGGCTATAACACACGCTTAAAACTACTGCTTAATTTTGCTTGCAAGCTGAGAAAATTCAGCTTTCCATAA
- a CDS encoding DUF6079 family protein: MELKKFIKISPGFKSAVNLEKELENLQKVSGYIPGEVSREVILDFAKKLHPTASNRRSRLIMGTYGTGKSHLALVIANLFRMPADTPEIQSVLEKLDYDTRELLVNNRKAVNKKFLIVRLYGDEGRISDAFMMGLRRSLEEAGLEHLLPDSAFDAAIDRIEEVKESFPENYAILKEAIEKKGLTLNELTARLKNYERNAFDIFCTIHPSFSGGSRFVYSTMLEPATFYNSVIKELADNHDYEGIAVFWDEFGHKMEEVVKDPSGKEGIDLQEFAESCNYSEEYQLHLYLFCHRSLKEYQDISKSGAGIHDSLQQREDDLRKIEGRFKPFILKNTSAETFRLISSVIITDENSVQWKHLTDDFSPYFDSLSEQTSKLNYFIGYPREKLKSDIVLGTYPLHPMTVFCLPELSEKVAQNNRTLFTCLCEDDMGSLYRYINKTVCDPQAFSPPMFTVDMLWEYFSEDVKQQERTSSVYRDYRLLSARLNADDDFGQRLLKSVCVFQIVKPTRFKITSDILEYSLNISPERLEEFHDRLQKLSDHRDENRILTSLTDGSYRPAIIGMTESLYGKISKLVANASAPDSPLQKPIAFLNSIWKDFSVAKNLEVTRYWDEFGPKQARLD; the protein is encoded by the coding sequence ATGGAACTGAAAAAGTTTATAAAAATTTCTCCCGGTTTTAAATCCGCTGTAAATCTTGAAAAAGAACTTGAAAATCTCCAAAAAGTTTCCGGTTATATTCCCGGCGAAGTTTCAAGAGAGGTTATTCTTGACTTTGCCAAAAAACTGCATCCAACTGCATCCAACCGCCGTTCACGTCTTATTATGGGAACTTACGGAACAGGTAAAAGCCATCTGGCGCTGGTGATTGCCAACTTATTCCGTATGCCTGCTGATACCCCTGAAATTCAGAGTGTTTTGGAAAAACTGGATTATGATACCCGTGAACTGCTGGTAAACAACAGAAAAGCAGTAAATAAAAAATTTCTGATTGTAAGACTTTACGGTGATGAAGGCAGAATATCCGATGCTTTTATGATGGGTCTTCGCAGATCACTTGAAGAAGCAGGACTGGAACATCTTCTGCCGGATTCAGCATTTGATGCCGCAATAGACAGAATTGAGGAAGTAAAAGAAAGTTTTCCCGAAAATTATGCTATTCTGAAAGAGGCAATAGAAAAAAAGGGACTGACACTCAATGAACTCACAGCCCGTTTAAAAAATTATGAAAGAAATGCTTTTGATATTTTCTGCACGATACATCCTTCATTTTCCGGCGGCAGTCGTTTTGTCTATTCCACCATGCTGGAACCTGCTACATTTTACAATAGTGTAATCAAAGAACTTGCAGATAATCATGATTATGAAGGCATTGCTGTTTTCTGGGATGAATTCGGGCATAAAATGGAGGAAGTTGTCAAAGACCCTTCTGGAAAAGAAGGGATTGATCTTCAGGAATTTGCTGAAAGCTGTAACTACAGTGAAGAATACCAGCTTCATCTTTACCTGTTTTGTCACCGTTCTCTCAAGGAATACCAGGATATTTCAAAATCAGGTGCGGGAATTCATGACAGCCTTCAGCAAAGAGAAGATGATTTACGGAAAATTGAAGGACGATTCAAGCCCTTTATTCTGAAAAACACCTCAGCCGAGACATTCCGCTTAATCAGCAGTGTGATTATTACAGATGAGAATTCAGTGCAGTGGAAGCATCTGACAGACGATTTCAGCCCTTATTTTGACAGCCTTTCTGAACAGACTTCAAAACTAAATTATTTTATTGGTTACCCCAGAGAAAAATTAAAATCCGATATTGTTCTGGGTACATATCCGCTGCATCCGATGACGGTTTTCTGTCTGCCGGAACTATCCGAAAAAGTGGCACAGAACAACCGAACCCTTTTTACCTGTCTTTGCGAAGACGATATGGGAAGTCTTTACCGTTACATCAACAAGACAGTATGTGATCCGCAAGCCTTTTCTCCGCCTATGTTTACTGTGGATATGCTTTGGGAATATTTTTCAGAAGATGTGAAACAGCAGGAACGGACAAGCTCTGTTTACCGGGATTATCGTCTATTGTCAGCCCGTCTGAATGCAGATGATGATTTCGGGCAGCGTCTCCTGAAATCTGTGTGTGTATTTCAGATTGTAAAACCCACAAGATTCAAAATAACTTCTGACATTCTCGAATATTCTCTGAATATCTCTCCGGAGCGGTTGGAAGAATTCCATGACAGACTCCAAAAACTTTCTGACCACAGAGATGAAAACCGCATTCTGACATCCTTGACTGACGGTTCATATCGTCCGGCAATAATTGGCATGACCGAATCTCTGTACGGAAAAATCAGTAAGCTTGTTGCCAATGCCTCCGCTCCTGATTCCCCTTTGCAAAAACCGATTGCCTTTCTCAATTCCATATGGAAAGATTTTTCGGTTGCCAAAAATCTGGAAGTTACCCGTTACTGGGATGAGTTTGGCCCAAAACAAGCGCGTTTAGATTGA